Within the Bacteroidales bacterium genome, the region GGCGCGTTTATTACTTATGAACAGGAAGCATTTAACAAATAAGGATAACGGCACGGGCGGGGACTTAGTATGCGGTGGTTTTGAATAAAAAGACAGCCGTTCTGTAAGCCGGATTCTGTTCGTCCCTGCCAGGCAGGGATCTCCCTATCATTTATCTGGGACGGATATCACTATCCGCCTCAAGCAGCCTACCCATCCCGGTTTACCGGCAGAGCCGGTATTTAGGGCGAGCAACCCTGGTCCCTGACCTTCGTCAGGGATTTCCGGGACCTATTTGGCCTTGCAACCCATAAGGTTTACCCCTCCCGAATGTCACCATTCGGGATCGTGAGCTCTTACCTCGCGTTTTCACCCTTACCCTGAACGAATCCAGGGCGGTTGTTTTCTGTGGCACTTTCTGTAAGGCCCTGACCGAGGCCAGAACCTCCCTACCTGTTGGGTAGTATGGTGCTCTGTGTTGTCCGGACTTTCCTCTGCAGGCACTTGACCGGCAGCGATAGAGCGAACGGCTGTCAAGGTACGTTCACAAGAATTTTTGCAAAGATACGTATTTTTTTTCTAAGAGTGCTGGCCTGACTCCGATGTCAATCGTCAGCTGTCCATTTATAGATTATCCGGTATGGTTACTTCAATGGCGCCGGCTCCGTAATGCTCAAAGGGAGCATCCCTGAATTCAAGTCCGCCGAACTCTTTCAGCATTTCCAGAAGGGCGTTCTTCAGCGTGCCATTGCCGATCCCGTGGATAAAATAAACCCGGTAATAATGATGCTCCAGGGCGCTGTTCAGGCAGCTGGAAAAGTAACGCGTTTGTACAGAAAGGATCTCATGGTTCTTCAGGCTGGAATAATCATCCGCAAGAGAAGAAATATGGAGGTCGACCTCCGCCATGCGCGGGCCAATGCGGTGCCGGTCGATCAGGATCTGTGGTCTCACCGGTTCTGCCTTGGCTGGCTCAGGTTGTGGTTCGCCGTATTTCTCCCGTGCTTCCTGTGATGCAATGTCCAAAGATCCTTTCAGCTCATGGATCCTGTAGATCAGGGCTTTTTCCTGAAGGAGATTTGAGGACTGGTAATGAACGTCCTTGTAAAATTTCATGGGTTTGATCCTGTAGGCACTGCTGACGGGCATAAGCAGTTTGGAATCCTTATCCCGGTGGAACAGCAGCTGAACCACACCCTGGCACCATTTCTCGATCTCCTCCCGCTCAAAGGTTTCCAGCTGGAGCCTTGAATCGGCAGGGATCACGTCATAATCAACACCCGTGTAACCGGCTGCATCTCTGACAAAGAAGCTTATCAACACATCATAAGCGGTAAAATTGATGATCTGGATATCGATGGGTCCCGTCATCAGCCACTTCTGATCCTGCGGGATGAAGGCCAGGTAGATGCCGTTGGGGTATTGATTTTTGGAAGCAAACCGGATCAGGGGTGTGATCTTATGCTCAAATTCAGGTTCGGGATGACCGGCGGGTGTTGCTTTTAATTCGACGGGTTTCGGATGATCGTAGTAATCAGAGATGTCATCCATCGGGATAAGCTCACTGATTCGTGTCGGGATCTCAAAACCATCTTCAATGGCGACATTCACCATGGAACTGCTCAGGATCTTGCTCACCACGCCGCCACCCTTTTCATTGAGAAACCTTACCCGATCACCGATATTGAATTTCATTTTTTCCGAGGTTATGGAACACGAACGCGGCGACATCCGCCGCTTCTTCGATCACTTTCGCCGTTGGTTTTCCGCCGCCGTGTCCGGCGCGGGTCTCGATCCGGATCAGGACAGGATTCTCTCCGCTGTGGTTTTCCTGCAGTGCGGCGGCAAATTTGAAGGAATGTGCTGGCACAACGCGGTCATCGTGATCGGCAGTGGTGATCAGGGTGGCCGGATATTCAACTCCGGGTTTCAGCGCATGCAGCGGCGAGTATTTCAGCAGATAGGCAAACATCACCGAATCATCCTCGCTGGTTCCGTAATCCACTGCCCAGAAGTGCCCGATGGTGAACTTATGATACCTCAGCATATCGAGCACCCCGACTGCAGGTAACGCTACTTTGAAAAGATCGGGCCGCTGGGTCATGCAGGCGCCCACCAAAAGCCCTCCGTTGGATCCCCCGGAAATGGCCAGCCTGTCGCGGTTCGTATAACCCTGTTTTATCAGGTACTCCGCAGCCGCAATGAAGTCATCGAACACATTCTGTTTGTTGAACAGGGTGCCGGCGGTGTGCCATTCTTCCCCGTACTCCCCTCCGCCCCGAATGTTGGGCACCGCATAGACAAATCCGTTTTCCAGGTAAATCAGCCTGCTGATGCTGAACGACGGAGTCATGCTGATACTGAATCCCCCATAACCGTAGAGCAAGGCAGGATTGCTGCCATCCAGCCTCAGGTCTTTCCTGTGGACAATGAACATCGGTATTTTTGTGCCATCCTTGCTTTGATAAAATTCCTGTTTCACAACGTAGTCATCCGGATCAAAGTCAATGTCAGAGGATTTATATACCGTTGAACGGTTATCGCCGACGTCATATTTATAAATGGTTGTCGGGAATGTGAAGGATGTGAAAAGATAGAAGGCAACCGGGTCATCCTTGGTCCCGGAAAACCCTCCCAGGGTACCGATGCCCGGAAGATGAACTTCTCCCAGTAAAAGTCCGTTGTAGTCATGAATGTAAACCTTGCTGCACGCATCTTTCATGTATTCGGCGAAGATCTTTCCCCCGATGAGCGAGGCCCCTTGAAGTACCTCTTCCTTTTCCGGGATCAGGTCATTCCACGAAGCAGTGCCGGCTCCCTCCGGGTGAACCCTGACAAGTTTCTTTCTTGGGGCATTTTCATCGGTCAGAATCAGAAAGGCATCACCGAGGTTATCGATCACTCCGTATTCATGCTCAAAACCTTCCACCAGCGGGATGAACGGGGAATCCTTTTTTGCCAGGTCCTTGTAGCTGAGGGCATTGCCATAAGTGGATTCGGATTCATACAGAAACAAATAACGCTCGTCCTCCGAAGTATGGCAGGAATAATTCCTCATGGGGAAATCCGGATTTTCAAAGACCAGCGCATCCTGAGACTGACCGGTGCCCGCCTTGTGGTAATATACCTTGTGGTTCTTGTTTTGTGACGACAGCTCAGTGCCTTCCGCCGGCTTTTCGAAGCGGCTGTAGTAAAATCCTTCGTCTTTCCAGGCCATGCCTGAAAATTTCACCCACAGAAGTTCTTCCGGAAGCCGTTGACCGGTTTGAATATCCATAACGTAAATCTTGTTCCAGTCGGAACCGGCTTCAGCAGTTGCATAAGCTGCAAAACGGGCATCCTTTGAAACACTGAAGCCGGCAAGGGCAATGGTCCCGTCGGCTGAAAGGGTGTTGGGATCCAGCAAAACCCTGGGTTCGCCTTCCAGGCCATCCTGGATATAAAGAACACTCTGGTTCTGAAGCCCGTCATTTTTAGAGAAAAAATAATAGTTGCCCTTCTTAAACGGAACACCATATTTCGGGTAATTCCAGAGTTTTGTGATCCGGCTGTTGATCGAGTCCCGGAAGGGTATGTTTTGAAGATAAGCGAACGTCACTTCATTCTGGGCGGCGACCCAGGCTTCCGTTTCAATGGAAGTATCGTTCTCAAGCCACCGGTAGGGATCCGGAACCTTCACTCCGAAATACTCATCCACCACCTCCGTTTTTCCCGTCGGAGGGTATTGGATCTTTTGTTTTTGCGAACAACTCATTGCCAGGATCATACTGAATGGGATTGTGATAAAAGATAAATGTTTCATATGGAAGCTGGTTTAATGATGTGCGAATTAGTCCAATGACTTTTTTCAAAAACGAGGGCTTCTGGTTAAGCTTAATGTTCCTGTCGTAATTTTGCCGTAAATTTAGCCAATCATTTTCAAATCGTCTCATAAAATCTCAATTCCAATGACGAAATGGATCAAATCCCTGACCGTGATGATGCACCATTACGGCATGGATGGCTTTCAGGCCGACGAACTGCATGTCGAAACCTATCCTCATACCCGAACCGTTTTCGATCAGCAAGGCAATGCACTTGAGGATGTGACCTACCTGAAGGACGGTGCTACCGAGTCGAGGTATGTCCGAATATACAATCCTCAGGGTGATTTGGCGGAGGAGGCCTATTATTCGGGGGAGGACCTCACCGACCGCCGTACGTTTGAGTGGCAGGCTGACCGAAAGCTGGCAAAGGAATTCAGGCATTATCTGGATGGCTCATTGGATACCATTTCTTATCACTACAATGAACAAGGTCAGCTTGTCGAAAAGACCCTCAACGATGATGATGGATTTCTTGAGTCCAGAACGGTGTTTGAGTACATTGATTCCAGGCTGGTTGCGGAAAAGGAACTGGATGGTGAAAACCAACTGCTGTCAGAGAGAAGGGTTGTGTTCACTGAAAGCGGGTATCCCGTCGAACAGACCGAATGGATCAGGGAAAACGATCAGCGGATACGGCTGGTGGATGAAGTGGATGATCAGGGTTTACGGATCCGTTCTGCCCGGTATGTCAACGGGAGGCTTGTTGAACGCATCGGGTATGAATACGATGAGAAGGGCAGAGTATCCCGGACGACTGAAGAGCATGAACGGGGGAGCTCGGTGTATCAATTTGAATATGATCAACTTGGCAATGTGACCCTGCAGGAGGAGTATGACCGGGAAGGCCGGGTAATCAGCAAAATTGAACGGACCTATGACGGGGAAGGCCGGGTCCTGGAAAACAAAGTCTTCATTGACGGGCAGGGGAGGCGAATGAGCCAGTATTACAGGATGGAATACCTGTACGAATTTGTGGAATGAATTGCACAAGCATTTCGTGTCGGTGATTTTCTAGGGCTCTGCTTGATATTTCACAATGACTTTTTTCTTCCATCTGCCGGTGAGAAAGTAACCGTACTGCAGAAAAAGACCCAGGCACCAGGCAATCGGGATCCCCCACCATATGCCGTTTACATCAAAATGCCGGCTCAACCAGTAGGAAGCCGGTATCCTGACCACCCACAGGACGAATAAGGTTGTGAACATCGGGATCAGGGTGTCGCCTGATCCGCGCATGACACCTCCGATGACGATCATGGCGGAAAAGACAACATAAAAGGAACTTACGATCACCAGATAATCCGACCCTGTGCGTATGACATCCTCATCGCGGGTGAAAAGAGTCATCAGTCCGTGTCTGAACAGGACGGCGATCAGGGTCATCAAAACCGAAATAAGGAAGATCATCCGAAGAGTGGCATAGAATCCGGTGCGCACCCGTTCGGTTTTGCTGGCACCCAGATTCTGTCCCGCGAATGTGGCAAGGGCTGCAGCAAAAGCCATTGCCGGCATCGCGGCAAATGAGTCGATCCGCATGCCGATGCTATAAGCTGCGCTTACCTTTGCACCAAACGGATTCACGATCCAGAACATGGCCAGAAAACTGAGGGCAACGAAGGCTTGCTGGAACCCGACCGGAAAGCCAATCCGAAGGCTTTTTCGGAAAATACCCCTGTCGAAGTACATTTTCCTGAACGAAAGGTTGATGATCTCGTGCCTGCGGTTGAGGTAAATGACCGCCATGAAAAATGCAGTCGCCTGGGATATGACCGTGGCCCAGGCTGCGCCTGCGATACCCCATTTGAACCCCACCACCAGCAGCAGGTCGAGGAGGATGTTCAGGATGGTTGAGATGATCAGAAAATACAGGGGGGTTTTGGAGTCGCCCAGCCCTCCCAGAATGGCGGTTGTCGCACTGAAACCAAAGGAGAAGATGATGCCGGCAAAAAAGATGTTCAGATAAAGCTTTGCCAGCGGGATGACTTCCGGGGGAAGCTTGATCAGGTGGAAGATCGCCTCACTGGCCAGTAATCCAATGATAGTTATCAGGATCGATGCGAAAAAGATGAAAATGTAGAGTGTATCAATGGTCCTCTTGACATTTTGGATATCTCTGGCCCCAAAGTACTGTGCGATGACAATGGTGCCCCCGGTGCCGATTCCGATGATGAGTGAAATGAGTGTGAAGACGATGGGGAATGAAGAACCGACGGCGGCCAGGGCTTCCGTGCCAATGAACCTTCCCACGATCACACTGTCGACAATGTTGTAGAGCTGGTGAAAGACATTTCCCATCAGCATCGGGATGGCAAAATTGAAGATGAGCCGGGATTCGTTACCAGAGGTAAGGTCTTTCATTGGGAGGCAACTGTCGCAGGCGAAGGTAGTTAAAATTTCGACTAGTACTCATACCCGCCGGTTTCTATCTCCATCTCTTCGCCGTTACTGTTGCGCTGTTGCTTCTGCTTGTAATTATTGATCTTATAGCTTAGGGTCAGGCTGAAGACCGGTGCTTCACGTGCGAACTTGTCATAGGAGTAGAATCCTTCACCTTCGGAAACTGATTCACGTTTTGCCGTTTTCAGCAAATCCCTCCCTGAAAGGGTAACAGAAAGTTTTCGCTGGAAGAGATCTTTCCTGACCGCCAGGCTGGTCATGAAAAAACCTTCCCTGCTTCCCTGAGCCGTAATGGTCGGCCCCCGGTAATTTGCGGTCAGCTGTAACCGTATGTCAGCCGGCAGCTTAAAGGTGGTGTTGAGACGCGTATCCCAGCTGACCGTCTCATCATCCGTATCTTCTCCTTCCACGTTTCCCTGCAGGCGGTAATAATAAACGTTCAGGCTGGTATTGATCAGGAACCAGTCCGTCAGTTCCAGGTTGGCCATTAATTCGGTGCCGGCAGCATGGTCCCTGTCCATATTGACCGAAGTGTGCTGGATGATGCCATCATCGAGGAGCGTTCTGATACGGCTGATCTTGTTTTTAGTTATCCGGTAGTAGCCCTCCAGAGAGAGAAATGATTTACGGAAGCGGTACTGATAGCTCAGGTCGTATGAGTCGATGAATTCGGGCTCCAGTGAGGGATTTCCTACCCGGATGTTATACGGGTCCATGTAGGTGATGGTTGGCTCAAGATCCCAGCCACGGGGACGATCGACACGACGGCTGTAACTTGCCAGTAACTGGTGCTTATCGGTGAATTTTTTTGAAATGTGGACGGTAGGGAACAAATCAAAACGATCGATCAGGAAAGTCTTGTCACTTCCTGACGAGTAGATGTCGCGGTAATTGTATTCTCCCCG harbors:
- a CDS encoding DUF2027 domain-containing protein produces the protein MKFNIGDRVRFLNEKGGGVVSKILSSSMVNVAIEDGFEIPTRISELIPMDDISDYYDHPKPVELKATPAGHPEPEFEHKITPLIRFASKNQYPNGIYLAFIPQDQKWLMTGPIDIQIINFTAYDVLISFFVRDAAGYTGVDYDVIPADSRLQLETFEREEIEKWCQGVVQLLFHRDKDSKLLMPVSSAYRIKPMKFYKDVHYQSSNLLQEKALIYRIHELKGSLDIASQEAREKYGEPQPEPAKAEPVRPQILIDRHRIGPRMAEVDLHISSLADDYSSLKNHEILSVQTRYFSSCLNSALEHHYYRVYFIHGIGNGTLKNALLEMLKEFGGLEFRDAPFEHYGAGAIEVTIPDNL
- a CDS encoding prolyl oligopeptidase family serine peptidase encodes the protein MKHLSFITIPFSMILAMSCSQKQKIQYPPTGKTEVVDEYFGVKVPDPYRWLENDTSIETEAWVAAQNEVTFAYLQNIPFRDSINSRITKLWNYPKYGVPFKKGNYYFFSKNDGLQNQSVLYIQDGLEGEPRVLLDPNTLSADGTIALAGFSVSKDARFAAYATAEAGSDWNKIYVMDIQTGQRLPEELLWVKFSGMAWKDEGFYYSRFEKPAEGTELSSQNKNHKVYYHKAGTGQSQDALVFENPDFPMRNYSCHTSEDERYLFLYESESTYGNALSYKDLAKKDSPFIPLVEGFEHEYGVIDNLGDAFLILTDENAPRKKLVRVHPEGAGTASWNDLIPEKEEVLQGASLIGGKIFAEYMKDACSKVYIHDYNGLLLGEVHLPGIGTLGGFSGTKDDPVAFYLFTSFTFPTTIYKYDVGDNRSTVYKSSDIDFDPDDYVVKQEFYQSKDGTKIPMFIVHRKDLRLDGSNPALLYGYGGFSISMTPSFSISRLIYLENGFVYAVPNIRGGGEYGEEWHTAGTLFNKQNVFDDFIAAAEYLIKQGYTNRDRLAISGGSNGGLLVGACMTQRPDLFKVALPAVGVLDMLRYHKFTIGHFWAVDYGTSEDDSVMFAYLLKYSPLHALKPGVEYPATLITTADHDDRVVPAHSFKFAAALQENHSGENPVLIRIETRAGHGGGKPTAKVIEEAADVAAFVFHNLGKNEIQYR
- a CDS encoding MATE family efflux transporter — protein: MKDLTSGNESRLIFNFAIPMLMGNVFHQLYNIVDSVIVGRFIGTEALAAVGSSFPIVFTLISLIIGIGTGGTIVIAQYFGARDIQNVKRTIDTLYIFIFFASILITIIGLLASEAIFHLIKLPPEVIPLAKLYLNIFFAGIIFSFGFSATTAILGGLGDSKTPLYFLIISTILNILLDLLLVVGFKWGIAGAAWATVISQATAFFMAVIYLNRRHEIINLSFRKMYFDRGIFRKSLRIGFPVGFQQAFVALSFLAMFWIVNPFGAKVSAAYSIGMRIDSFAAMPAMAFAAALATFAGQNLGASKTERVRTGFYATLRMIFLISVLMTLIAVLFRHGLMTLFTRDEDVIRTGSDYLVIVSSFYVVFSAMIVIGGVMRGSGDTLIPMFTTLFVLWVVRIPASYWLSRHFDVNGIWWGIPIAWCLGLFLQYGYFLTGRWKKKVIVKYQAEP